One region of Blastocatellia bacterium genomic DNA includes:
- a CDS encoding citrate (Si)-synthase, with product ALEDEYFVSRRLYPNVDFYSGIIYQAMGFPVEMFPVLFAIARTAGWIAQWLEMLQDPEQKIARPRQIYIGPPRRDYVPIEERTVAARAS from the coding sequence GCGTTGGAGGACGAGTATTTTGTGAGTCGGCGGCTCTATCCGAATGTGGATTTCTATTCGGGGATCATCTATCAGGCGATGGGGTTTCCGGTGGAGATGTTCCCGGTGCTGTTTGCCATTGCGCGCACGGCCGGGTGGATCGCCCAGTGGCTGGAGATGCTGCAGGACCCCGAGCAGAAGATCGCCCGCCCCCGACAGATCTACATCGGCCCACCCCGACGCGATTACGTCCCTATCGAGGAGCGAACAGTCGCTGCTCGCGCGTCTTGA